From Psychrobacillus sp. FSL K6-2836, a single genomic window includes:
- a CDS encoding YneF family protein, giving the protein MQTWIWIVIIIVALIAGAAIGFFAARQYMMKYLKENPPINEQMLRMMMAQMGRKPSEKQVKQMMNQMNKMQK; this is encoded by the coding sequence ATGCAAACATGGATTTGGATTGTTATTATAATCGTTGCGTTAATCGCTGGTGCGGCAATCGGTTTCTTTGCGGCACGTCAATATATGATGAAATACTTAAAAGAAAACCCACCTATTAATGAACAAATGCTTCGTATGATGATGGCGCAAATGGGTCGCAAGCCTTCAGAAAAACAAGTTAAACAAATGATGAATCAAATGAATAAAATGCAAAAATAA